Within the Streptomyces sp. NBC_00554 genome, the region CGCGGCCGGGGCTCCCCTAGCGTGAATGCCATGACCTCCATCGACTGCATCACCCTTGAAGTGGCCGACCCAGTGGCCGCCGAGCACTTCTACTCGGACGCCTTCGGCCTGGGCAAACAGGTGCGCCTGCGGGCCACGGAGGTACCGACCTCCGGCTTCCGCGGGTTCACGGTCTCGCTCGTGGTGTCCCAGCCGTCGATCGTCAACGGCCTCGTCGGCGCCGCCCTGGACGCCGGCGCCACCACGCTGAAGCCCGCCAAGAAGTCGTTCTGGGGCTACGGCGGCGTCGTACAGGCCCCGGACGGAACGATCTGGCAGATCGCCAGCTCCTCGAAGAAGGACTCCGGCCCGGACAGCCGACAGATCGACGAGATCGTTCTGCTGCTTGGCGTCTCGGACATGGCCGCGAGC harbors:
- a CDS encoding glyoxalase yields the protein MTSIDCITLEVADPVAAEHFYSDAFGLGKQVRLRATEVPTSGFRGFTVSLVVSQPSIVNGLVGAALDAGATTLKPAKKSFWGYGGVVQAPDGTIWQIASSSKKDSGPDSRQIDEIVLLLGVSDMAASKRFYVDRGLTVAKSFGSKYVEFDSSSSPVKLSLYGRSGLAKVAGVPPEGTGSHRLAIGSDAGPFTDPDGFAWETLA